The following DNA comes from Miscanthus floridulus complete chloroplast genome, cultivar PI295762.
AACTTTCCGCGTCGATCCTTTTTTATTACGTCTTGTTTTTACTCCTATATTGGGAGTTACTCTACGTATTGCTTGACGTAAAACCAATAGTGGATTTGTTTCTGTCTTTTGTTGAATCTTTTTCACGGCTCGATAGAGAATTTGATAAGCCAATGATTTTTTTCCGTCTTTCATAATACGGTTAACCACCATGTTAACTAATCGATTACGAAAAATTGGATCGGATTTTGCGGTTCTTTTTTCTGCAGTACCTCGACGTGACATGAGCGTGAAAGAGGTTCAAGAATCCGTTTTCTTTTTATAAGGGCTAAAAACGAATCACTTATTTTTTTGGCTTTTTGGCCCCATATTGTAGGGTGGATCTCGAAAGATAGGAAAGATCTCCCTCCAAGCCGTACATACGACTTTCATCGAATACGGCTTTCCACAGAATTCTATAGGGATCTATGAGATCGAGTATGGAATTCTGTTTACTCACTTTAAATTGAGTATCCGTTTCCCTCCTTTTCCCGCTAGGACCGGAAATCCTGTATTTTCCATATCCATACGATCGAGTCCTTAGGTTTCCGAAATAGTGTAATGGAAAAAGAAGTGCTTCGAATCATTGCTATTTGACTCGGACCTGTTCTGAAAAAGTCGAGGTATTTCGAATTGTTTGTTGACACGGACAAAGTAAGGGAAAACCTCTGAAAGAATTTCCATATTGACCTTGGACATATAAGAGTTCCGAATCGAATCTCTTTAGAAAGAAGATCTTTTGTCTCATGGTAGCCTGCTCCAGTCCCCTTACGAAACTTTCGTTATTGGGTTAGCCATACACTTCACATGTTTCTAGCGATTCACATGGCATCATCAAATGATACAAGTCTTGGATAAGAATCTACAACGCACTAGAA
Coding sequences within:
- the rps7 gene encoding ribosomal protein S7 (30S ribosomal protein S7) — protein: MSRRGTAEKRTAKSDPIFRNRLVNMVVNRIMKDGKKSLAYQILYRAVKKIQQKTETNPLLVLRQAIRRVTPNIGVKTRRNKKGSTRKVPIEIGSKQGRALAIRWLLEASQKRPGRNMAFKLSSELVDAAKGSGGAIRKKEATHRMAEANRALAHFR